The nucleotide sequence AGAGCGGACTTCGTTCACGCTCTTGATCTGATATTTATTCAAGCGTTTGGTGGTCTCCTCAATGGCATCCGTGACTTCCTGGTTAATGATCATCCTCACCACCTGGATATATTTATGATGCGAGGGCAAGTTCTTATATTTTTTCTCGATCTGCTCTATGGTCATTCTCCATAGATCGACCTCGCTCAGCTCCTCCTCAGACAAAACCTGTGAACGCAGCCCGTCATCGATATCGTGAGCTGAGTAGGCGATCTCATCAGCCAGATTGACCACCTGGCATTCAAGCGTGGGACAGAATTTCGGATTGAACTCAGCCGGGACCGGTTTATCATAAACGGTCTCATGTTTTATAATCCCTTCGCGCACTTCATAGGTCAGATTTAAACCCGGGAATTCAGGATATCTTTCCTCCAGAAGATCGACCACTCTCAGAGATTGACGGTTATGCTCAAACCCACCATATGATTTCATAATCTCATTTAAAGTCTCCTCACCTGAATGTCCAAAAGGGGTGTGGCCCAGGTCGTGGGCTAAGGCTATGGCTTCGGTCAAATCTTCATTTAACCTTAAAGCCCGGGACAAGGAGCGAGAGATCTGTGCGACCTCAATCGTATGAGTTAGTCGAGTGCGGTAGTGGTCACCCTCGTGATTTACAAATACCTGGGTTTTGTATTCCAACCTACGAAAAGCAGTGGAGTGGATGATCCGGTCACGGTCCCTCTGGAAAGAG is from Candidatus Zixiibacteriota bacterium and encodes:
- a CDS encoding deoxyguanosinetriphosphate triphosphohydrolase — encoded protein: MEIFDTIRENMEEQEEKYLAPYAMKSEGTKGRKYQEEDHPYRSSFQRDRDRIIHSTAFRRLEYKTQVFVNHEGDHYRTRLTHTIEVAQISRSLSRALRLNEDLTEAIALAHDLGHTPFGHSGEETLNEIMKSYGGFEHNRQSLRVVDLLEERYPEFPGLNLTYEVREGIIKHETVYDKPVPAEFNPKFCPTLECQVVNLADEIAYSAHDIDDGLRSQVLSEEELSEVDLWRMTIEQIEKKYKNLPSHHKYIQVVRMIINQEVTDAIEETTKRLNKYQIKSVNEVRSSGEHILSFSPDLKKLNSQLKMLLFNKMYRHYRMIRMADKAKRIITQLFEVYLSNPDQLPPHTRKNFKETEKMQVICDYIAGMTDRFALQEYKKLFDPFERV